The DNA region AGTAAACTTCTGTCTTGTTTAAGCCACagctatttttgttttgctttgcttcttAGGAGGATGGCTGCAGCGGCAGTGAGGGCCTTGTCCTTTCTCCCCCCGAGCACAGCCAGGGCAGGCACAACGCACCTCCTGGTTGGTTGACTCCACACTGGCGGATGGAGAGAGGCCAGTGGAAGCACcaattccacacacaaaaaaaaaaaaattgttttacatGTAATTCTGTTGGGGTTTTAGCATTTATTGTGTGTGCAGAGAGGGACTCAAAAATACTTTATGGGAACAGAAATAGATATAATTATTTCTCTCCTACTTATTACCTTTCTCTATGTATTGTTTATTATATAGTTGAAATAATTTGGGGGAGGAGAAGTATTCTCAATTTTATATCCTAAAACATCTTGGCAGGTGGAGTGAAAACATACTGGGGAAACTTACTTTCGTTGAATCAGTGCTCTCCAATAGAGCTTCCCATGATGATAGAAATTTTCTATAGCTACATAATCTAACatggtagccaccagccacaAGTGGCTACTGAACCTGGAATGTAGATAGTGCAACTGGGGACCtaaaattttgatttattaatttgaattttaattaatCACATGAAATGTGACCAATgcctaccatattggacagcgcAGCATTAAATGCCTATTTTCATAATCTCAAGAAAGCGTTTGATTCCATCTTTTCTTCCAGATGTTAAGTGCACAATCTCTTGTTTTCTCTTCCATTATAAGAGGGATTCCACCCGTCTCACCTGGCACCCCTTCGTGAATACActtcccccctcctctgcctggaCAAACACACAAGCAGAATACGCACAACCAGCCCTCCCAGACCCCTCCTCGCCCTGCCCCCACACTCACCGCGGTCTTGGAGCTCTCCGTGTATGGCAGGGGCTTGGCCAGCTTCTCCACGTCGGTCCCAGTTGAGCCCACCTGCGTGTACGAATAGGAGCCTCGGAAGTAAGGGTTGCTGCCCCAGGCGGAGCGCAGGATTCGCCGAGGCTTGGGAATGTTGGGGTTCCCTGTTGGAGAGTCagaagagcagagaggaaggagggtaaGAAATGGCCACACAAAGACACCCTGAGTAGAGCACTCCCGTCCACCTCCCGGGTTCCAGGAGGGCCGGGCTGCTGCGGAGAGGcttgggggatggaggagggaggctgagttCAAGCTGTGTACCCCTGGCCTCCTTGTGACCCCGGCAAACACGTCATCTCCCCGGGCCTTAATTTTCCGACCCGAGAAACATTCTAGATAATCATGTTTCCTCCCAACTTCAGGGGTGCTTTGTGGGGCTTTCCCAGGATAGTGGCTGAAAGATGTTCTAAAAGGATCCGACAGTAAAACACAAATCCCCCTCTTAGCAAGGCAATGGATAGGGTACGGGCAATCTGAGGTTTTGCGGTGACTTCCCAGTTTTTACCATCAGCCCTTAGAAGAAACACAGCCTATGGTTTTGAGTGTCTCAGGCTCCAGACAGGGGGAGAGAGCCCACAATTTAGGGGCCCAAGGCTGAGACGTGGCAGCCGGTGGCAGCTCTCCCAGTGGCCGTGCCACCTCAGTTCTGCAATCTGTGGAGAGGAGAGCGGCCACACGGTTCATGGGATTCAGAGGGTCTGGCAGGGGATGGcgggtgggtggctggggagaggcgggtggctggggcagggcgggtggCTGGAGGGGCGGCCGCAAGCAGGCAGCGGGGCGCAGGGCCGCACCTGTGAACTGCCGCAGCATCTCGGTGCAGATCTCGGCCACCGCCTCGTCGTCGAACTTCTCCATGACGAGGGCCTCCTCCCCACAGATCCAGCCGCTCAGCACGTGGCCGTAGCGCTCGGGCGGGTAGAGGACGTCGAAGCCGCAGATCTTGCGGTACCAGAGCTCGGGCGGGTAGGTGAGGGTGCGGCTCTCCGCCTCGTCCTCCCACACAAACTGTAAGCTGTTGCACTCGGGGCCCCAGAAGGGCTCCTCGAACTCCAGGAAGATCTTGTCGGTGGTGCCGATGCCCAGGCGGTGGATGGCAGCCACCTTCTCGGCGGGCAGGCCCGGGCAGAAGAAGCTGGCGTGCTGCTTCTTGAGCACGCCCAGCGACACGGTCACGATCACGTGGTCCGCCGGGATCACCTCGCAGTCCTCGCACTCCACCAGCACCGGCCACAGCTCGTCCTCGTCCGGCACCCGCGGCTCCCCGCCTCCCTGGCCGCCCTCGCCGGTGTCGTGATTGTGGTCACCCTCACCACGGGGCTCAATCTCGGGACCCCGGGGGCGGCCCGAGGCCTGGTCCCAGTGCACGCAGCGGACGGCTTTCCCCAGCTGGATGACGTGGGCCGGGATGCCCTCGGCCAGCAGCTCCACAACCCGCATGAAGCCCGAGGGGATGATGTGGTGGGCGCCGGGGATCTCCGTCCACTCCCCGAAGGCGCTCAGGGACACCTCGTCCATGCTGTGCGAGCTACTCTCGCAGCTCTCCACCTGCGGGAagagccagagagaagccaggtgACTcacggggctgggcaggggtcagGGCTGGACCTCCGGGCAGCGTGCCCTCCTCGGACCCAGATCCCCCAGAATGGTCTTCCTCGCTCTGGCACCTACACTCAACTGAGCTCCCACCGGGCAAAGGTACCTTCAGGTACTGCTGGATCATGGCGAGCTTCAGGCGCTTGGTGGCCTCCGTGTCCTCAGGGTCATTCCTGATGCGGTTGCGCACCTCCTCCCGGGTGAACACCCCCACGCTGTTCTGACTCTCAGCATTGACTGGTTTACCATGCCGGAAGAACTCCTGGGTCAAGTTATAGACCTGCCGGAGAGACCCGAGGGGGCTGAAAACACACGCCCTCATCTCCCCTCCGTCTCACACCGAAGGGCCCAACACGTCCCAGGTGTCCCCAGATAGGCCACGCCCACGACCCCTCTTCTCTTGGTGCCTCAAGGTGGTGCTCATACCGCACTGAGACTCAACAGGGTCCTGGCTCAGGGATGGCAAGCTCCCGTGGGCAACCAGCCTCCTCCAGACGCCGCCCTCTAAGGCCACCTGGGCTTgtgagggagctggggtgggCCCTGGAGGCTCTGTGGCTGGGCCCCTGCTTAGAAAAGTGAAACGTTTGGTGCCTGTACGGTTTGTGGGAAAGGACCCACCCCTCACGGGTTCTACGAGGCCAAGCCAACAACCCACTTTAGAACCTAGACCTGcacccttttctcttttccaagaACCAAATGCACAAACcgcttccctgcctcctctgcccacaCGTGTCTGCTTCGCTCTCTCCCAAGAGGGCAGTCTGGGGcggtggcctggccagtgttttgagggagagggagcagaaggGGCCCTGAAGTCTGACCTCCCAGAAGATGCTGCCTGGCTCTGCTCAGAGCCACTCAAGGTGCTCCCTTTACTGTGGGACTCAGACTCAGGTAAGGAAGATGCTCATGTTGGGGCAGGGTATGTGGAGAGCAGGGAGACCCCAGTGTGCCAAGCAACGGAAATGCATTTCACGGGCATATTTTGTCAAGAACTTCAACCCACATCTCACCaacagaaagaaatgaacaaGCCCTGGCCTACTGCCTTCCTGCGTTTGTGGTGTATCACCCCCATCGAACACTGGGCAGGTCTCCCTGCGGAAAGGAAGCCGGTCCTGGATCAGGCATGGGATTCCCCAAAAGGCAAGGCTTCAGCCCCAACACTCATCAGCAAACGTTCACTGGGCTCTTGGCCAGGCACAGGTTGTAAAAGTGAACTAGACAGTCATAGTCCTAAACCCCTGCCCTAAAGTTGGGGAGACGTCATAAAATGTGCTGTGACAGGAAAGAGCCCAGGATTTGTGAGATCAACCCAGATAACCGTGGACAGTCCGGATAGAGTCGGGTTGGCAGTGGCAGGGAAAGGAAAGGTATTTCGAACAAAAGGAACATCAcattcaaagagaaagagaggaagaagggggagagaacgTAAGATGCACGGTGCTAAAAGCGGTTCAGTGTTGCTGAAGTGAACAGCACGGAAAGAGATAACTTTGGAAAGGCAGGCAGGGGCTCAGCGTGAGGGACGAAGGGGCTTGTCAAGGACTCTGGACTTTATCCAAGGCCCTGGCCTCACTGACGGGTTGTGAGCATAACCAcacactccctctccctcccggaACACGGGAAATGCAGGCTCCCTGGCCAAACATCTGGGGCTGGTGCCTATTAATGGTGTGCTTCCCTTCCTACAGTGAGTCTGAATGTGGTCAAACACACATTCATGGGAATGAGTCTGCCCTTTAGCCCAGCCCTGGCATAGACTTtcaggcagcagggaggaggaaggaaggtggcATTGCCCACTCCCAACCATCTATCTCCACATGAGATATAAACACGAATTAAACGTCTCTGAAGGATAAAATATAAAGATGTAAATaagttaaattgtttatttttcctcccttCAGTCACAAGATGCTGGGTGTTTGGCCTTAACTAGAGTTCTCAGCAAATTCCTCACCCAGTACTACTGCCAAGGAGTCAGGCTCTCAACTTGCCTCCTCCTCCATGGGTTTTTCCTTTGGGTGATAACCAACATGGTACCCACCCAGTCCTTACCTTATGCTGACTAGCGGCCAAAATGCCCGCTGAGTAACAAATTCAGTCTCTCTATGTGACTCTTCACCAGCGAGGACAGCCTTAACTGAATATGGGTTTTTCCTATGGGTACAGTCTCCTGACCTGGGTCAAATGACACCTTTCTAATGTCACCCAAGGGAAATGAGACAAGCCTATAACAGCTAATACTCACCCCAATTCTCATTAAGCACTTTCCATCAggatctcatttagtcctcatgaCACTATAAAGTAGGTATAactatgtccattttacagatgaggaaagtaaggctcagagaggctcaaTAACTTGCCCGAGATTATACAGCTAATAAAGGGTTGAACTGGTATTTGAATCAAGGTAGTGTTGCTCCAGAGAGTGAGCTCTATACTACTACTGCAACTCATTTATTTGTTAACAAATATAACGCATTCAAATGAGAGGCCCTTCAGAGTCATCACCTTTGGAGGGAGGCTGCCTATCTGCTAGGAACCCACCCTCAGGCAGGGCTTCACGCGCTTAGAGCCACCACTTTAGAACAGCCTCCCGCACTGGTTAACAGCCACACAGGGAACTCCTACCTCTGGGCCTCATGGTTAACACCCCTTCCTTCTCACATAAGCATCACCACCCAGACTAATAACCCACCTTATCCATCCTACTTTCTACAACTTACACTCTTGATTTTCAAAAATCAAGCCCACAGCAGAAATTGATGGTGATCTATTTTTAAGGGTTTAAAAGAACAAGTCAGCCATGGACCCTGAAGGTCATTCTCAAGAGGCATCCATGCTTGAAATACTCACAATCAGAGCATGACTGATTCCCGGTAGACCAGGAAGTTCCATTTTGAAGAATACTAGTTCTTATCTACTCGTTAATAATTCAGTCTCTTTGCACATGAGTGAAAACACATAACACCATGGGACTGCACACAACATACCTTGTGGGTGCACACACACTGAGCCAGCCTCCCTGAGCAGGAACTACCCCAAAACAAAGGTCACATCTCCTTTCCCATGCCCACAGAAAATGTACAATAGGTGTCTGTTGGCCAATTTATGGACCTGGAGTGAAGGGTTGTTATACTATAAACGACAAGGTATCAGAAAACAGGGCCTACATGTTACCTTGCTTGTCCAGTGCAGTTCACAGCACCACTGAAAGATACTAAAAatattgacatatttttaaaaacctgattaGACAAGGATGTGTGCCACTTCTATCCAACACTATACTGGAGATACTGGccagtgcaataaggcaagaaaaataaatagtctTCGGCTGTGCTgttcaatacagtagccactagacACTCGtagcaatttaaaattaaataattaaatatttacttactCAGTTTTACTACTACATTGCAAgagctcaagagccacatgtggctagtgactacAATACTGGATAGTACAGGTATAAAACATCTCCATTATTGTAGAAAGTTCTATTAGACAATGCGGGTCTGAggattagaaaggaaaaaataaaattctcatctATTTTTGTATAgaattatatacataaaattcCAAAACATTAttagaatataaattaatataacatA from Eptesicus fuscus isolate TK198812 chromosome 12, DD_ASM_mEF_20220401, whole genome shotgun sequence includes:
- the SMOX gene encoding spermine oxidase isoform X5, with translation MQSCESSGDSADDPLSRGLRRRGQPRVVVIGAGLAGLAATKALLEQGFTDVTVLEASSRIGGRVESVKLGHATFELGATWIHGSQGNPIYHLAEANGLLEETTDGERSVGRISLYSKNGVACYLTNRGRRIPKDVVEEFSDLYNEVYNLTQEFFRHGKPVNAESQNSVGVFTREEVRNRIRNDPEDTEATKRLKLAMIQQYLKVESCESSSHSMDEVSLSAFGEWTEIPGAHHIIPSGFMRVVELLAEGIPAHVIQLGKAVRCVHWDQASGRPRGPEIEPRGEGDHNHDTGEGGQGGGEPRVPDEDELWPVLVECEDCEVIPADHVIVTVSLGVLKKQHASFFCPGLPAEKVAAIHRLGIGTTDKIFLEFEEPFWGPECNSLQFVWEDEAESRTLTYPPELWYRKICGFDVLYPPERYGHVLSGWICGEEALVMEKFDDEAVAEICTEMLRQFTGNPNIPKPRRILRSAWGSNPYFRGSYSYTQVGSTGTDVEKLAKPLPYTESSKTALQAQKRSKSR
- the SMOX gene encoding spermine oxidase isoform X4, encoding MQSCESSGDSADDPLSRGLRRRGQPRVVVIGAGLAGLAATKALLEQGFTDVTVLEASSRIGGRVESVKLGHATFELGATWIHGSQGNPIYHLAEANGLLEETTDGERSVGRISLYSKNGVACYLTNRGRRIPKDVVEEFSDLYNEVESCESSSHSMDEVSLSAFGEWTEIPGAHHIIPSGFMRVVELLAEGIPAHVIQLGKAVRCVHWDQASGRPRGPEIEPRGEGDHNHDTGEGGQGGGEPRVPDEDELWPVLVECEDCEVIPADHVIVTVSLGVLKKQHASFFCPGLPAEKVAAIHRLGIGTTDKIFLEFEEPFWGPECNSLQFVWEDEAESRTLTYPPELWYRKICGFDVLYPPERYGHVLSGWICGEEALVMEKFDDEAVAEICTEMLRQFTGNPNIPKPRRILRSAWGSNPYFRGSYSYTQVGSTGTDVEKLAKPLPYTESSKTAQGSSSKQQPGHLLSSKCPEQSLDPNRGSIKPMQVLFSGEATHRKYYSTTHGALLSGQREAARLIEMYRDLFQQGT
- the SMOX gene encoding spermine oxidase isoform X1; translation: MQSCESSGDSADDPLSRGLRRRGQPRVVVIGAGLAGLAATKALLEQGFTDVTVLEASSRIGGRVESVKLGHATFELGATWIHGSQGNPIYHLAEANGLLEETTDGERSVGRISLYSKNGVACYLTNRGRRIPKDVVEEFSDLYNEVYNLTQEFFRHGKPVNAESQNSVGVFTREEVRNRIRNDPEDTEATKRLKLAMIQQYLKVESCESSSHSMDEVSLSAFGEWTEIPGAHHIIPSGFMRVVELLAEGIPAHVIQLGKAVRCVHWDQASGRPRGPEIEPRGEGDHNHDTGEGGQGGGEPRVPDEDELWPVLVECEDCEVIPADHVIVTVSLGVLKKQHASFFCPGLPAEKVAAIHRLGIGTTDKIFLEFEEPFWGPECNSLQFVWEDEAESRTLTYPPELWYRKICGFDVLYPPERYGHVLSGWICGEEALVMEKFDDEAVAEICTEMLRQFTGNPNIPKPRRILRSAWGSNPYFRGSYSYTQVGSTGTDVEKLAKPLPYTESSKTAQGSSSKQQPGHLLSSKCPEQSLDPNRGSIKPMQVLFSGEATHRKYYSTTHGALLSGQREAARLIEMYRDLFQQGT
- the SMOX gene encoding spermine oxidase isoform X2, with translation MQSCESSGDSADDPLSRGLRRRGQPRVVVIGAGLAGLAATKALLEQGFTDVTVLEASSRIGGRVESVKLGHATFELGATWIHGSQGNPIYHLAEANGLLEETTDGERSVGRISLYSKNGVACYLTNRGRRIPKDVVEEFSDLYNEVYNLTQEFFRHGKPVNAESQNSVGVFTREEVRNRIRNDPEDTEATKRLKLAMIQQYLKVESCESSSHSMDEVSLSAFGEWTEIPGAHHIIPSGFMRVVELLAEGIPAHVIQLGKAVRCVHWDQASGRPRGPEIEPRGEGDHNHDTGEGGQGGGEPRVPDEDELWPVLVECEDCEVIPADHVIVTVSLGVLKKQHASFFCPGLPAEKVAAIHRLGIGTTDKIFLEFEEPFWGPECNSLQFVWEDEAESRTLTYPPELWYRKICGFDVLYPPERYGHVLSGWICGEEALVMEKFDDEAVAEICTEMLRQFTGNPNIPKPRRILRSAWGSNPYFRGSYSYTQVGSTGTDVEKLAKPLPYTESSKTAPMQVLFSGEATHRKYYSTTHGALLSGQREAARLIEMYRDLFQQGT
- the SMOX gene encoding spermine oxidase isoform X3; the encoded protein is MQSCESSGDSADDPLSRGLRRRGQPRVVVIGAGLAGLAATKALLEQGFTDVTVLEASSRIGGRVESVKLGHATFELGATWIHGSQGNPIYHLAEANGLLEETTDGERSVGRISLYSKNGVACYLTNRGRRIPKDVVEEFSDLYNEVYNLTQEFFRHGKPVNAESQNSVGVFTREEVRNRIRNDPEDTEATKRLKLAMIQQYLKVESCESSSHSMDEVSLSAFGEWTEIPGAHHIIPSGFMRVVELLAEGIPAHVIQLGKAVRCVHWDQASGRPRGPEIEPRGEGDHNHDTGEGGQGGGEPRVPDEDELWPVLVECEDCEVIPADHVIVTVSLGVLKKQHASFFCPGLPAEKVAAIHRLGIGTTDKIFLEFEEPFWGPECNSLQFVWEDEAESRTLTYPPELWYRKICGFDVLYPPERYGHVLSGWICGEEALVMEKFDDEAVAEICTEMLRQFTGNPNIPKPRRILRSAWGSNPYFRGSYSYTQVGSTGTDVEKLAKPLPYTESSKTAEAPQSSSLVTFYLPSAQNSPWILTGAP